A region of Candidatus Eisenbacteria bacterium DNA encodes the following proteins:
- a CDS encoding 3-isopropylmalate dehydratase small subunit, giving the protein MILEGKTWKFGDDISTDHIAPGRLFHLRSNLEELAKHVLEDADQEFAKKVQKGDFVVGGNNFGLGSSREHAPTIIKMAGVSAVLAKSFARIFFRNSINVGLPVLECDTEKINRGDVLRVDLGAGIVENKTSGEKLTFVPLPEAMLKILNDGGLLAHIEKHGGFKFD; this is encoded by the coding sequence ATGATTCTCGAAGGAAAGACGTGGAAATTCGGTGACGACATAAGCACGGATCACATCGCCCCGGGCAGACTCTTCCATCTTCGCTCCAACCTTGAAGAGCTCGCCAAACATGTGTTGGAAGACGCGGACCAAGAGTTTGCGAAGAAGGTGCAGAAAGGTGATTTCGTGGTCGGAGGCAACAACTTCGGACTCGGATCCAGCAGGGAGCACGCTCCCACAATCATAAAGATGGCCGGGGTCAGCGCCGTTCTGGCAAAATCGTTCGCCCGGATTTTCTTCAGGAATTCCATCAACGTGGGACTGCCGGTCCTTGAATGTGACACGGAGAAGATCAACCGGGGTGACGTACTCCGTGTGGACCTCGGCGCCGGTATTGTCGAGAACAAGACCAGCGGGGAGAAGCTGACCTTTGTTCCGCTTCCAGAGGCCATGCTCAAGATACTGAACGATGGTGGGTTGCTGGCCCACATAGAAAAGCACGGGGGCTTCAAGTTTGACTGA
- a CDS encoding prepilin peptidase — MDFVLLFIAGLAIGSFLNVCIHRVPRRISVCFPSSHCPLCKTPIRPMDNIPVFSFLILKGRCRHCGARIRWQYPVVELASGLLLLLSYFKFGFSFELLLYYAFCCALVVITFVDLEFRIIPDTITLPFMVLGLAGSVFSGLGLAQSLLGIIVGGGSLTLVGYVYTKITKVEGMGGGDVKLTAMMGAFLGWKAVLIVIFVASLAGSALGIVLMLMFRMSRRTPIPFGSFLAPVGIVVLLCWSRLVEWYLSNAGIGH; from the coding sequence ATGGATTTTGTCCTGCTGTTCATAGCCGGGCTTGCGATCGGGAGTTTTCTAAACGTCTGCATTCACAGAGTGCCCCGCAGGATTTCGGTGTGTTTTCCCTCTTCGCATTGTCCTTTGTGCAAGACCCCCATTCGTCCGATGGACAACATACCCGTTTTCAGCTTCCTCATTCTGAAGGGAAGATGCAGACACTGCGGCGCGCGAATTCGATGGCAATATCCTGTCGTGGAACTCGCGTCGGGCCTCTTGCTCCTGCTCAGCTACTTCAAGTTCGGATTTTCGTTCGAGCTCCTTCTGTACTACGCATTCTGTTGCGCGCTCGTGGTGATCACATTTGTTGATCTGGAGTTCAGGATAATACCGGACACCATCACTCTTCCTTTCATGGTGTTGGGGTTGGCGGGCAGCGTCTTCTCCGGTCTGGGTTTGGCACAGAGTCTTCTCGGGATCATCGTCGGCGGAGGAAGCCTGACGCTCGTAGGTTACGTCTACACGAAGATAACCAAGGTGGAGGGGATGGGAGGAGGCGACGTAAAGCTCACGGCGATGATGGGTGCCTTTCTTGGGTGGAAAGCAGTCCTGATTGTCATATTTGTCGCCTCTCTCGCGGGCTCTGCACTCGGCATTGTCCTGATGCTGATGTTCCGCATGAGTCGTAGGACGCCGATTCCCTTCGGGAGTTTTCTCGCGCCGGTAGGTATCGTCGTTCTCCTTTGTTGGAGCCGTCTCGTCGAGTGGTATCTTTCCAACGCGGGAATCGGCCACTGA
- the pilO gene encoding type 4a pilus biogenesis protein PilO: protein MDLRNPKHQKMLMGVVLLAALLYLYFLASFLPFGFRAQASKYNELKQHYEKLTLDLSKARQLVGNLPRLKKEYEELHESWLLAKELLPEEKELATLLSRVTIAGQQSGVKFTLFKPNPPVDRGYYVEHPVEVSVVGGFHETAAFLSEIANLSRIVNVSGLKLASYTGGKPDEVVQATFIASAYTLTRGVSDVRTIPTGK from the coding sequence ATGGACCTCAGAAATCCGAAACATCAGAAGATGCTGATGGGGGTGGTGCTTCTGGCCGCCCTGCTCTATCTGTACTTCCTGGCGTCGTTCTTGCCATTCGGATTCAGAGCTCAGGCCTCCAAGTACAACGAGCTGAAGCAGCATTACGAGAAACTGACGTTGGATTTGTCCAAGGCGAGGCAACTGGTCGGCAATTTGCCCAGACTGAAGAAAGAATACGAAGAGCTGCACGAGTCGTGGCTGCTCGCGAAGGAGCTCCTGCCGGAAGAGAAGGAGCTTGCGACCCTGCTGAGCAGGGTCACGATCGCGGGCCAGCAGTCTGGCGTCAAGTTCACGCTCTTCAAGCCCAATCCTCCTGTGGATCGCGGCTACTATGTAGAGCACCCCGTTGAGGTAAGCGTCGTGGGCGGTTTCCACGAGACGGCTGCCTTCCTCAGCGAGATCGCGAATCTTTCCAGAATAGTGAACGTTTCCGGGTTGAAGCTTGCGTCCTACACTGGAGGCAAGCCTGACGAGGTGGTTCAGGCCACGTTTATCGCCTCGGCCTACACGCTAACAAGAGGTGTTTCGGATGTCCGCACGATTCCCACGGGCAAGTAG
- the coaD gene encoding pantetheine-phosphate adenylyltransferase, protein MKKALFPGTFDPVTNGHIDLMERALRLFDRLTVAVGHRGEKDVLFSVEERVDMLRETTRHMGAIEVTHFGGLLVNYAQDIGADVVIRGLRFISDFEYEFQMALMNRRLSGSLEAVFLMPSEQYSYLNSTLVKEIVRLGGSVNQFVPPTVEERLKRKLAQREEL, encoded by the coding sequence ATGAAAAAGGCCCTCTTTCCAGGCACCTTCGATCCTGTTACTAACGGGCACATTGATTTGATGGAAAGGGCGCTCAGACTATTTGACCGGCTCACAGTCGCTGTCGGCCACAGGGGCGAAAAAGATGTTCTTTTCTCGGTGGAAGAGAGAGTGGACATGCTTAGAGAGACGACTCGGCACATGGGTGCCATAGAGGTGACCCACTTCGGAGGTCTGCTTGTCAATTACGCGCAGGACATCGGCGCAGACGTTGTCATACGTGGTCTGCGTTTCATCTCGGACTTCGAGTATGAGTTCCAAATGGCGCTGATGAACAGAAGGCTGAGCGGATCTCTTGAGGCCGTATTCCTGATGCCCAGCGAGCAATATTCGTACTTGAACTCGACTCTGGTCAAGGAGATCGTCAGGCTCGGCGGCTCAGTCAACCAGTTTGTGCCGCCCACGGTCGAGGAACGATTGAAGAGAAAACTGGCGCAGCGTGAAGAGCTCTGA
- a CDS encoding FAD-binding protein — MGAQDVFTSVEDRMCYSFDATTFSSIPGVVVRPSDSEQVSGIVSLAATEGIPVVPRGAGTGFAGSSVPLEGSVALSFERMNRLISLAPGDLRCSVEPGLVNGTLQKLLAKKGLFFPPDPSSLDVCTIGGNVAQCASGPRALKFGSTKDYVVGLDVVGSDGRAWSVSEKTKGYDLLSLLVGSEGTLGIFTGVGLRLVPLPESWSTFMVYFATLEDASLAVVKLSSRGVLPTVLEVMDEVTLRCVEEYLGRPSHTRAGAVLFVEVMGGKDEVKALSEVIVGTFSTLKQLGFEFAASQCERDRLWILRRSVSPALSRVAPTKINEDVCVPRSRLPELITNMEMLAKRYALRIYAFGHIGDGNLHVNIMADARNSEEMERVYACVDSLFEVTLFLGGTTSGEHGIGIAKSKYLPDERGAVGMEALRKVKHAFDPAGILNPGKVIVKPPFSSSCAHG; from the coding sequence GTGGGAGCGCAGGACGTCTTCACTTCTGTTGAAGACAGAATGTGTTATTCCTTCGACGCCACGACATTCTCGTCTATTCCTGGAGTTGTAGTAAGACCTTCAGACTCTGAACAGGTATCCGGCATTGTGTCGCTTGCGGCGACTGAGGGCATACCGGTCGTCCCCAGGGGGGCGGGCACCGGGTTTGCCGGGAGCTCCGTTCCTCTGGAGGGTTCCGTCGCTCTTTCGTTCGAACGCATGAACAGGCTCATCAGTCTTGCACCCGGGGATCTCCGTTGCTCAGTGGAGCCGGGTCTGGTGAACGGAACTCTGCAGAAGCTGCTGGCCAAGAAGGGCCTTTTCTTCCCGCCTGATCCCTCAAGCCTGGACGTCTGCACGATAGGGGGAAACGTTGCGCAATGTGCAAGCGGGCCGAGAGCCCTCAAGTTTGGATCCACGAAAGATTATGTCGTAGGCCTTGACGTCGTGGGCAGTGACGGACGCGCCTGGTCGGTGTCGGAGAAGACCAAAGGGTATGACCTGCTTTCATTGCTTGTGGGAAGCGAGGGCACGCTGGGGATCTTTACGGGAGTGGGGCTGAGGCTCGTTCCCCTGCCGGAGTCCTGGTCGACCTTCATGGTTTATTTCGCCACTTTGGAGGATGCGTCTCTCGCCGTGGTGAAACTGAGTTCGCGGGGTGTCCTCCCGACGGTCCTGGAGGTCATGGACGAGGTGACCCTGAGGTGCGTCGAAGAATATCTGGGCCGACCATCGCACACCCGAGCTGGGGCCGTTCTCTTCGTTGAGGTTATGGGGGGGAAGGATGAAGTTAAAGCACTTTCTGAGGTGATCGTCGGAACATTCAGTACTTTGAAGCAGTTAGGCTTCGAGTTTGCAGCGTCTCAGTGTGAAAGGGATAGACTCTGGATTCTACGACGGTCGGTCTCGCCTGCCCTGTCCAGAGTGGCGCCGACGAAGATCAACGAGGACGTGTGTGTCCCGAGAAGTCGTCTGCCGGAACTTATCACGAACATGGAGATGCTGGCCAAGCGCTACGCGCTGAGGATATATGCGTTCGGGCACATAGGCGATGGCAATCTCCACGTGAACATAATGGCGGACGCCAGAAACAGCGAGGAGATGGAAAGGGTCTACGCCTGCGTCGATTCGCTGTTCGAGGTCACCCTTTTTCTGGGCGGAACCACGAGCGGTGAGCACGGAATCGGGATAGCAAAGTCAAAGTACCTTCCGGACGAACGCGGCGCCGTGGGAATGGAAGCTCTCCGCAAGGTAAAGCACGCCTTTGACCCGGCGGGGATCCTGAACCCAGGGAAGGTCATCGTTAAGCCTCCGTTTTCCAGCTCCTGCGCTCATGGTTGA
- a CDS encoding ABC transporter permease subunit, whose protein sequence is MTRVIAIAGNTFREALRDKALYVLLVFSAVLVVSTRIMSPLALGEGVKITKDLGLSAISFFGMLAIIVMGAGLVHKEIDRKTIFVILSKPVARHEFILGKFLGMADALIAMVVLMLIVLQGTLLISRAGLDVLVLKAGFLTYIELLLMTSIAVLFSSFSTTGMSTIFTFAFYVVGHFSGDVLAFGARLPSAFAQHACQFLYYVLPDLQLFNVRGMVVHGVDVPTERILAATAYGLLYSLGALLLSTVVFSRRDFK, encoded by the coding sequence ATGACGAGAGTAATTGCGATAGCAGGAAATACCTTCAGAGAGGCCTTGAGAGACAAAGCGCTCTATGTCTTGCTCGTGTTTTCCGCGGTCCTTGTAGTGAGCACGCGCATAATGAGCCCGTTGGCCCTGGGAGAGGGGGTCAAAATCACGAAGGACCTCGGCCTTTCTGCAATCTCCTTCTTCGGAATGCTCGCCATCATAGTGATGGGGGCGGGTCTCGTTCACAAAGAGATAGACAGAAAAACCATCTTCGTGATTCTCTCCAAACCGGTCGCGAGACACGAGTTCATCTTGGGCAAGTTTCTCGGAATGGCTGACGCCTTGATCGCAATGGTCGTGCTCATGCTTATCGTCCTGCAAGGGACACTTCTGATTTCGAGGGCGGGGCTTGACGTTCTCGTCTTGAAGGCCGGCTTTCTCACTTACATAGAACTTCTCCTGATGACCTCGATAGCGGTACTGTTTTCCTCGTTCAGCACGACGGGCATGAGCACGATCTTTACCTTTGCTTTCTACGTGGTCGGCCATTTCAGCGGGGACGTTCTTGCGTTCGGCGCGAGACTGCCATCGGCCTTCGCGCAACACGCGTGCCAATTTCTTTACTACGTGCTTCCCGACCTACAACTCTTCAACGTCAGAGGCATGGTCGTGCACGGGGTCGACGTTCCTACCGAGCGCATCCTCGCGGCGACTGCATACGGTCTACTTTACAGCCTGGGCGCGCTTCTACTCTCCACAGTAGTGTTCTCGAGGAGGGACTTCAAGTAA
- a CDS encoding zinc ribbon domain-containing protein, translating to MPTYEYECKKCGHAFEEFQRMSEKPICKCPKCSGPVVRLPGRGAGIIFKGSGFYATDYRSESYKQKEKAERGAAGGKTADKEKVREKGEGHKVGEKRSESKGNRAKRED from the coding sequence ATGCCTACCTACGAATACGAGTGCAAGAAATGTGGTCACGCTTTTGAGGAATTTCAAAGAATGAGCGAGAAGCCCATCTGCAAGTGCCCGAAATGCTCTGGGCCGGTTGTGAGGCTCCCTGGGCGGGGCGCGGGCATTATCTTCAAGGGATCGGGGTTCTACGCGACTGACTATAGAAGCGAGAGCTACAAGCAGAAGGAAAAGGCCGAGAGGGGGGCGGCTGGAGGGAAAACTGCGGACAAGGAAAAGGTGAGGGAGAAGGGAGAAGGGCACAAAGTTGGAGAAAAGAGATCGGAATCGAAGGGCAACCGCGCAAAGCGTGAAGATTAG
- the rsmD gene encoding 16S rRNA (guanine(966)-N(2))-methyltransferase RsmD, whose translation MQLHPRPSSVGLLEPTRFLGARSLTGHVLSARILETEGAMRITAGTLRGRSVATRPGKAIRPTSGRVREAIFNLLQNRIDGARVLDLFAGAGALGIEALSRGAAFVLFVDSSGTARRIIERNLRQLEIEERGRVFCCEAGKAVEALSQNGEKFQVVFMDPPYGQGLAHAGLQAVADGGILAQDGVVIVEHDKREQLAGEHGILRLKTKKRYGDTQVSVFVMVPKGGSG comes from the coding sequence GTGCAGCTCCACCCTCGGCCCAGTAGCGTCGGTCTTCTTGAGCCAACTCGTTTTCTCGGTGCCCGCAGCTTGACAGGGCATGTTCTCTCTGCAAGAATACTTGAAACGGAGGGCGCAATGCGCATCACAGCGGGCACTCTGAGAGGCAGGAGCGTTGCCACGCGTCCCGGGAAAGCGATCAGGCCGACGTCGGGTAGGGTGAGAGAGGCGATCTTCAACTTGCTGCAGAACCGAATCGACGGTGCGAGAGTGCTTGACCTCTTTGCCGGCGCCGGGGCACTCGGAATAGAGGCGTTGAGCAGGGGAGCGGCCTTTGTGCTGTTCGTGGACTCTTCCGGGACAGCGCGAAGGATCATTGAGAGAAACCTCAGACAGCTTGAGATCGAGGAGCGCGGACGGGTTTTCTGCTGTGAAGCGGGGAAGGCCGTAGAGGCCCTTTCCCAGAATGGTGAGAAATTCCAAGTGGTTTTCATGGATCCTCCGTACGGGCAGGGATTGGCGCATGCCGGTCTTCAAGCCGTTGCGGACGGAGGCATTCTCGCTCAAGATGGCGTAGTTATAGTGGAGCACGACAAGAGGGAGCAGCTCGCCGGCGAACATGGTATCCTGCGACTCAAGACCAAGAAGCGCTATGGCGACACTCAGGTATCCGTGTTTGTGATGGTTCCAAAAGGAGGTAGTGGATGA
- a CDS encoding PilN domain-containing protein, whose amino-acid sequence MIKINVLPIELRTKKRVMTIPHVGNMGFVALVGGVVALIIITSLVEGMRIGSLKGRIAEAEGQAAQLRPQIEQIERLTAERAELDAHMRVITELENSRAFEVMLLAELNKRIPEHLWLTSYFRSDPNTVVLEGVTFSNLIVADFMTRLERSVLFQNVDLTIAERGKIDEMDVVKFSLSSGVRPE is encoded by the coding sequence ATGATAAAGATTAACGTTCTTCCCATCGAGCTACGAACCAAGAAGAGAGTAATGACCATTCCCCACGTGGGGAACATGGGCTTCGTCGCTCTCGTTGGTGGAGTAGTGGCCTTGATCATCATAACCTCCTTGGTGGAGGGAATGCGAATCGGAAGCCTGAAGGGCAGGATTGCCGAGGCCGAGGGTCAGGCGGCACAATTGAGGCCGCAGATCGAGCAGATCGAGAGGCTCACGGCAGAGCGCGCAGAGCTTGACGCGCACATGAGAGTCATTACCGAGCTGGAGAACAGTCGAGCCTTTGAGGTTATGTTGCTTGCCGAGCTCAACAAGCGGATTCCAGAACACCTCTGGCTCACCTCGTATTTCCGATCCGATCCCAACACTGTCGTCCTTGAGGGGGTCACGTTCTCCAACCTGATAGTTGCCGATTTCATGACGCGACTTGAGCGTTCCGTTCTCTTTCAGAATGTGGACCTCACCATAGCTGAGAGAGGCAAGATCGATGAGATGGACGTCGTCAAGTTCTCCTTGTCGTCAGGTGTGAGGCCGGAGTAA
- a CDS encoding AMIN domain-containing protein, producing the protein MRNRFESGFLILMVAVPFLWAAPLGGADLCQVEGITVAQKGDVSEVVISASAPLSYRDFALSNPPRIVVDCFDALYASSSPVEVPSGLGISEIRASQWPGEPGRNITRVVVELGSERSYSLSTTEKGLIIVIGKKTAEPKSVKSSNHNSDPPTSRNGLVSLDVQGADINTVMRSLAEFGGKNIVCNKAVKGVVSVRLKAMPWRDALDIILRTQGLSYVEEQGVLRVATAEELRNEEIDKQTAERKKEELLPLIMERVEVKFANAAELKVSLEKMLTRRGYIEVDQRTNSLIITDIADRVASAESMARELDSMTPQVEITAKLVDVDVSVARNLGVVWSAEDMDIGKQNVSEDISVDADIENPAGTLRIGAIRDYVTLDATLHALETQNKADIISNPRITTVNNREASILVGKEIPLIVQDNAGNPITQLKKIGITLRVTPHINSEKDITLDIHPEVSDLSSASTVQGGVIINTTEADTRVIVQDGETAVIGGLIRENTTKDKSGVPILQHIPLLGFLFRSSNDVKSKRELLIFITPRIVPVSSHSSPQ; encoded by the coding sequence ATGAGAAATAGGTTCGAAAGCGGCTTTCTGATCCTGATGGTAGCCGTGCCCTTCCTGTGGGCAGCGCCCCTTGGAGGCGCCGATCTGTGTCAGGTGGAAGGCATCACGGTTGCTCAGAAGGGAGACGTCTCGGAGGTAGTGATCAGCGCCAGTGCACCGCTGTCCTACAGAGATTTTGCCCTCTCGAACCCGCCGAGAATCGTCGTTGACTGTTTTGACGCATTGTATGCCTCGAGTTCTCCCGTCGAGGTGCCCTCCGGCCTTGGGATCAGTGAGATAAGGGCGAGTCAGTGGCCGGGTGAACCTGGCCGGAACATAACTAGAGTCGTCGTCGAGCTCGGTTCGGAGAGGTCATATTCGCTCAGCACAACCGAGAAGGGGCTGATCATTGTGATTGGGAAGAAGACGGCCGAACCCAAGTCCGTTAAGTCTTCAAATCACAATTCTGATCCGCCCACGAGTCGCAATGGGCTAGTCTCGCTTGATGTCCAGGGGGCCGACATCAACACCGTGATGCGCAGCCTGGCTGAATTCGGCGGCAAGAACATCGTCTGCAACAAGGCGGTGAAGGGGGTCGTCTCGGTGCGGCTCAAGGCCATGCCCTGGAGGGACGCTCTTGACATCATCTTGAGAACTCAAGGTCTCTCATACGTGGAGGAACAGGGTGTCTTGCGTGTTGCCACGGCGGAGGAGCTTCGTAACGAGGAAATAGACAAGCAGACCGCCGAGAGAAAGAAAGAGGAGTTGCTGCCGCTGATAATGGAGAGAGTGGAGGTCAAGTTCGCCAACGCCGCGGAGCTCAAGGTGTCTCTCGAGAAAATGCTGACCAGGCGAGGCTACATCGAGGTTGACCAGAGGACCAATTCACTCATCATCACGGACATAGCAGACAGAGTGGCCAGTGCCGAGAGTATGGCAAGGGAACTCGACTCCATGACGCCGCAGGTCGAGATTACGGCCAAGTTGGTCGACGTCGACGTCAGCGTAGCCAGAAACCTCGGAGTCGTCTGGAGCGCTGAAGACATGGACATCGGGAAGCAGAACGTCAGCGAGGACATATCCGTGGATGCCGATATTGAGAACCCTGCCGGCACGCTGAGGATAGGCGCAATCAGGGACTACGTAACGCTGGACGCAACGCTTCACGCGCTCGAGACGCAGAACAAGGCGGACATAATCTCGAACCCGAGGATCACGACGGTGAACAATCGAGAGGCCTCGATCCTGGTCGGGAAAGAGATTCCATTGATTGTCCAGGACAACGCTGGGAATCCGATAACGCAATTGAAGAAGATAGGAATCACTCTCAGGGTTACCCCGCACATAAACTCCGAGAAAGACATAACGCTTGACATCCATCCGGAGGTCAGCGATCTGTCCTCCGCTTCGACCGTCCAAGGCGGAGTCATCATAAACACGACCGAAGCCGACACGAGGGTGATCGTGCAAGACGGTGAGACCGCGGTGATAGGAGGCCTCATCAGAGAGAACACGACCAAAGACAAGAGCGGCGTGCCCATTCTTCAACACATTCCGTTGCTTGGCTTCTTGTTCAGATCGTCGAACGACGTGAAAAGCAAGCGAGAGCTTCTGATTTTCATAACCCCGAGGATCGTTCCGGTTTCGTCCCATTCTTCACCTCAATAG
- the pilM gene encoding type IV pilus assembly protein PilM — MLGKKKSSVGLDIGSSAIKLAELEEAADGMRLVTFGIAELLPEAIVDGEIMDRQSVVDTIRNVVEEKGIKNRRVATAVSGRAVIVKKIVMDRLSEEDTREAIYWEAEQHVPYDVSDVVLDFQILKTDIGPKQMQVLLVAAKREMVNVHAHIIKEAGLIPELIDVDAFAVQNALEANYDFAPEDVVALINVGAERTNISIVKDGIPHFTKDLSLGSHTVVEALQREHGLSHDEATKVLKGQSEGAHNYNIPQFVQVACDDLVVTLDRALAYLKTSGEAGALTRLFLSGGSSRLQGLRELLAEKFNVPADIANPLSKINCDSSLFEGGDPSTVAPVLTVAIGLALRRAGIQ, encoded by the coding sequence ATGCTCGGTAAGAAGAAATCCTCCGTGGGCCTGGACATCGGCAGCAGTGCCATAAAACTCGCCGAACTGGAAGAGGCAGCGGACGGGATGAGACTTGTAACATTCGGGATCGCCGAGCTCTTGCCGGAGGCCATCGTTGACGGCGAGATCATGGATCGGCAGAGCGTCGTGGATACGATCCGCAACGTTGTCGAGGAAAAGGGCATCAAGAATAGGCGCGTGGCAACGGCGGTATCGGGTCGCGCGGTGATCGTCAAGAAGATCGTCATGGACCGTCTCAGCGAAGAGGACACTCGGGAGGCGATATACTGGGAAGCCGAACAGCATGTGCCTTACGACGTGAGCGATGTCGTGCTTGACTTCCAGATTCTCAAGACCGACATCGGACCCAAACAGATGCAAGTACTCCTGGTCGCAGCCAAGAGAGAGATGGTCAACGTTCATGCTCACATAATAAAGGAAGCGGGTCTGATCCCGGAGCTCATAGACGTGGATGCCTTTGCAGTGCAAAATGCGCTGGAGGCGAACTATGATTTCGCGCCGGAAGACGTAGTCGCACTCATCAACGTGGGCGCCGAGAGAACCAACATCAGCATAGTGAAAGACGGAATTCCTCACTTCACCAAGGATCTCTCGCTTGGAAGTCACACTGTGGTCGAAGCGCTTCAGAGAGAGCACGGCCTTTCCCACGACGAGGCAACCAAGGTCCTCAAGGGCCAGTCTGAGGGCGCTCATAACTATAATATTCCCCAGTTCGTTCAAGTGGCGTGCGACGACCTGGTCGTGACACTCGATAGGGCACTCGCATATCTCAAGACGTCAGGCGAAGCGGGGGCCCTCACAAGGCTATTCTTGAGCGGCGGGAGCTCTCGTCTGCAGGGTCTCAGGGAGCTTCTGGCGGAGAAATTCAACGTTCCGGCCGACATAGCAAATCCTCTTTCGAAAATCAATTGTGACTCGTCGCTTTTCGAGGGTGGTGATCCCTCAACGGTAGCTCCCGTGCTTACGGTGGCAATCGGGCTTGCGCTGCGAAGGGCGGGAATCCAATGA
- a CDS encoding 3-isopropylmalate dehydratase large subunit, with protein MGKTLAEKLLGTKAGKDVVAGELVIAGVDVAFFQDGTGPLAVRQLRKANLEKVANPARSILFIDHAAPSPRRELSNDHILLREFAGKTGAVLSDINEGVCHQRVVESFAKPGDVVIGADSHSCTAGALCAFATGMGSTDIAVGMALGKTWFRVPSTFRVVARGEFPKGVYSKDLILHLIGLIGADGATYRALEFGGSAIENMQMSERFTLSNMAVEAGAKVGLIASDQTTRAFLKKSDRESDFKELGPDPDASYERVIAIDVNKLEPVVSCPHTVDNTKWARELKGTKVNQVFIGSCTNGRTEDLEVAARILRGKKRHPNTRLIVIPASRQVYLEALKAGHVQTFVEAGATVLGPGCGPCVGVHEGALGDGEVCLSTQNRNFKGRMGNPEAFIYLASPATAAASAIKGEISDPREVL; from the coding sequence ATGGGAAAGACTCTGGCAGAGAAACTATTAGGTACCAAGGCTGGTAAGGATGTCGTCGCGGGGGAACTTGTCATCGCGGGGGTCGATGTTGCGTTCTTTCAGGACGGGACCGGGCCTCTGGCAGTTAGGCAACTCCGGAAGGCAAACCTGGAGAAGGTTGCGAATCCTGCGCGTTCCATTCTCTTCATCGACCACGCTGCACCAAGTCCTCGCAGGGAGCTGTCCAACGACCACATCCTTCTTAGAGAGTTCGCCGGGAAGACCGGCGCGGTACTGTCCGACATAAACGAGGGAGTCTGCCACCAGCGCGTGGTCGAATCTTTCGCCAAACCCGGGGACGTTGTCATCGGGGCGGACTCACATTCCTGTACGGCGGGTGCTCTGTGCGCCTTCGCGACCGGAATGGGGTCTACGGACATCGCGGTGGGCATGGCGCTCGGCAAAACGTGGTTCAGGGTGCCTTCGACATTCAGAGTGGTGGCGCGCGGTGAGTTTCCCAAGGGAGTCTACTCCAAGGACCTCATCCTGCACCTCATAGGACTGATAGGTGCTGACGGCGCGACCTACCGGGCTTTGGAGTTCGGCGGGTCCGCCATCGAGAATATGCAGATGTCCGAGAGATTCACGCTGAGCAACATGGCCGTGGAGGCCGGGGCGAAGGTGGGGCTCATAGCCTCTGACCAGACGACTCGCGCATTTCTCAAGAAGAGCGACAGGGAGTCTGATTTCAAGGAACTCGGTCCCGACCCCGATGCTTCCTACGAAAGAGTGATAGCGATAGACGTCAACAAACTCGAGCCCGTGGTTTCCTGCCCGCACACGGTGGACAACACGAAGTGGGCGCGTGAGCTGAAAGGCACCAAAGTCAACCAAGTTTTCATCGGCAGTTGCACCAACGGGAGAACCGAGGACTTGGAGGTTGCGGCACGAATACTCAGGGGCAAGAAGAGACATCCCAACACGCGTCTCATAGTCATCCCGGCTTCCAGGCAGGTCTACCTTGAAGCCTTGAAGGCAGGACACGTCCAGACGTTCGTCGAGGCCGGCGCCACCGTGCTCGGCCCCGGCTGCGGTCCCTGCGTAGGCGTACACGAAGGCGCTCTTGGAGACGGTGAAGTCTGCCTCTCGACCCAGAACAGGAATTTCAAGGGGAGAATGGGTAATCCAGAAGCTTTCATATATCTTGCTTCTCCTGCGACGGCCGCTGCATCTGCAATCAAAGGTGAGATATCTGATCCAAGGGAGGTGCTGTGA